The genomic DNA TTTGTGGACGGTTTTGTGTCCTTCGATTGTGGCCGAGGATTTAGATGCACTGCTTTTTCACCGTTGATCTTGTACGTCTGCCATGATGAGAATCATTAACGTCTTCAATGAATCATCAAATTCGGAAAGGGCAAATTATCAACTGAATTCGACCAAAACTAATCACCAACAGAGTAAGCGACGAATCAAACCTGAATTTTGGAGCAGTCGAGGTATTTCTGCATCTCTTGGAGACGGACAACGTCCTGATAGACGTACTTGCAGATCTGAAGGCGGCGGTGGAGGCTGTGAACATTCAAGCAGTGCCTGCATAGGCCAAGCTTACAGTCGATGCAGAACAGATTCTGCTCATTCTTCCTCAAGTACTTGTGAACGAAGCACGAACTGAAGAACTCTCGATGGAGCAGCGTGCTAAGCCAATCCGAGGTCGACCTATTCTTGATGATGATCCGACAGCCTACCTGTCAAGCATTCCAGTAGTCACCATCGGTAAATTATACGAGTAATCGAATTCGATCAATTAACTGCATGATCTGACTACAAGCTCATCGCAACCCAAAAGATCAAAACTCGAAAACCATATCCAGCACTCAATGGGAATAGAAACAAAGCAGTAGAAATCCAACACCAGCTCCGAGACAACAATATCTCGGCGAAGAAATTGTCGGGAAGTTCCCCCGGAAAAGGTACAACAACACATCACTCTTTCTAATTCAAATGCATAATTCATCTTACCCTAAAGTTTATCATAAAAAAGCTAAaagaaattcaagaaaaacaCGACAAATTTCAATGGAGACCGAAACACAATACATCAGTGGCTGCTGCATCAAATTCAATGATCTAACTCACCATTTGCTTGGCTCTTGAGGGACAACtgaactctccttttctttcagAAATGAAGATGAACTGATTGAAAATaacccaccaaaaaaaaaaagaattgaaaaaggaaatcagtgggaaagaagaaggagatgaCCAAAGATACGATTCTGGGATTATATACAGTTAGAATTTTTTAGATTGGAAATTTTTGGAtatcaaaatctttttttttcttttttttcttttttttgtgggaGAGAGCTGTGTCCGGGTATGTGACTATGTGTATATAATTTGGTTGCTTCCCTTATTAAAGCAAAGCTGCTACAGGCGGGAAGGTGGGGGAGGATCAGATCGTACGGCCCGCAGATGGGGTGGGCCTCACTTGAGATCGCCGTTGCTTGAGCACCGTCGGATAACCATGGTGAGCCACCGTCGTGCCGGTTCCGGCACGTGGCAGGATCATAACGGGTTAAACGTTTCCCGCCAATGTAACCGAGATTTCCGGCGTCCGCTTTTGGCGATTTTGGTGGCGCCGCTCCGATAcaatcctttttctttatatttcacattttattctttttttaacctTAACTAACATGGttgtttttttcccttctttttcccccctttccAGTGACACTTAGTTAGTGGTCAATGTGTTTTTGTCTCTATTAGGCTCAATAAtcatattatttgtatatatttatatttacgtTTATATCATATAAACATGAAAAAGTTGGTTTGAATTTTTACCCAGCAACAACAGCAGCTGCACAGTGCAAGTACAGAAATTAGATATTGTTTTTTCCTTTAGTTGATACAGTCAAAtttattttggtaaattcCATAATACTTAATAGTATGCTGATTTGTGTACCATGACAGTGCGCCAGTTTTCTTACTCATAAACACATTTACTTCGAAGAGGCAAACCAGTTCCATCAAAACTATACACACTGACACTGGAAGAGTAAATATACCCCCTGCAGTGGAAACGACCGGGCACGGGATGCTCGCGACCACATCTTTCCCAGAAATGGGTGATGTTGCCTCCAAGGATGCCTTCGAATGGCTGTTAAGTGACCCCAAGATCCTGTGTGGTTCAAAGCTTGTGTGCCGATGCATGGACGACATCGTCACTCGCAAGGTGCAGTTCCATATGATCAACTGCGCTACCACGGGGAATCGAATTACAGAACCggataattttatttgatcCATCAATACTTGTTTTCCTGGCACCCCAAAATCGACTAATTTCTTACTTGACTGAAAGATCAGGCCATCAATAAAAGTAGCCATGCGGAAGAAAATTAATCATCTACGTTCATGACATTAGCAGAAGAGAGGACGCGTGGATGGATGGAAGGACATCAACGAGGAGTGCTTCCGCCCTACCCCAGTCCCAGTGCCACTTCCCCCGTGAATCGTCAACCTTACGTGTGCGATCGAGGTGCTCTATAAAGATAAAAGATCGATTGTAGGCTGACTTTGAAGGACTATGTGATTGCTTTACTCGTCATCCAATTCCGCTATGAATTACGATCACCCAAAGAATTGGCTTGATCTGGAAATGGGACGACCTATCTATAGCTACATGAATTTGattataatttcttaattaagtAAATGGTCCAGCCAATTGAACCGGCTAGCAAAGtcaaaaaagacaaaaaaaaaaaaaacccaaatataggggggaaaaaataaagacaGAGGTCGCTGGTAGGGAAGGGCAAGGGCGTGGGCCCTACCCACCCAGGAGTTCACCAGCGTGGCGCCCGCAGAGGACGTCGGCTAGCAACCTCAAAGGTAGATTTAGGGCCGTTGTTCGATGCCCCTagtccctccctccctccctctctagCAGTTGCCTTCTCGTCCTCttaatcttttttaattttaaaattttaaaattcagttcttatttagaa from Punica granatum isolate Tunisia-2019 chromosome 2, ASM765513v2, whole genome shotgun sequence includes the following:
- the LOC116193562 gene encoding uncharacterized protein LOC116193562 codes for the protein MVGCRIIIKNRSTSDWLSTLLHREFFSSCFVHKYLRKNEQNLFCIDCKLGLCRHCLNVHSLHRRLQICKYVYQDVVRLQEMQKYLDCSKIQTYKINGEKAVHLNPRPQSKDTKPSTKSKNGGTCEACRRYLQDPPNRFCSIACKVSVEPALKPEDTISRSSFITIPIEEFTDLSLKESGDSINSTDDKESTSSLAESSDDVQLLVSSALKPRRRLHKRKGLPCRAPLL